One window of the Corticium candelabrum chromosome 7, ooCorCand1.1, whole genome shotgun sequence genome contains the following:
- the LOC134182699 gene encoding leucine-rich repeat-containing protein 57-like — MSCQLPSTLVEVQMVKCGLTQSTSSVICNSAKLQRLDLSGNDLQSFEYNNTGTIRKLTVLNDLEKLNLSDNRNLHTFTLAGLTKLKVLDLRCCNIQQLPSGMSDLHHIEKLYLGGNKLGLSFTFSCLQGKHLQTLGLYSCDIEKVQWELMSPNISYELDLAGNKRLSCLPNNMWNALNLKRLDLSGSGISSIPNTGK, encoded by the coding sequence atgtcatgtcaactgcCCAGTACTCTTGTGGAAGTGCAAATGGTGAAATGTGGTTTGACACAATCGACTTCGTCTGTGATCTGCAACAGTGCTAAACTGCAGAGATTGGATTTATCAGGCAACGATCTGCAGTCTTTCGAATATAACAACACAGGGACGATACGAAAGTTAACAGTCTTGAATGATTTAGAAAAGCTGAATTTGTCAGACAACAGAAATCTCCACACATTTACATTAGCAGGTCTCACCAAGTTGAAAGTGTTGGATTTGAGAtgctgtaacatacagcagctacCATCAGGAATGAGTGACCTCCATCATATAGAGAAGCTGTATTTGGGAGGAAACAAACTAGGACTATCTTTCAcattttcatgtttgcaaGGGAAGCATTTACAAACATTGGGTTTATATAGCTGTGATATAGAAAAGGTACAGTGGGAGTTGATGTCACCTAACATTTCCTATGAGCTGGACCTTGCTGGTAACAAGAGATTATCGTGTCTTCCTAACAATATGTGGAATGCACTGAACTTGAAGAGATTGGATCTAAGTGGTTCTGGTATATCAAGTATACCCAATACAGGTAAATAG